A region of the Denticeps clupeoides unplaced genomic scaffold, fDenClu1.1, whole genome shotgun sequence genome:
GCGTTTTGGACTGAACACCAGGATGGACAGAAAGACTATATTGATCTCTCTAAGAATCCAAACTACAAAGACCGAGTTCATGCAGactgtgaatataaaaaaagtcgGTGTTCCCTCAACATAACAAGGCTGAATAAAAGTGATGCGCATGAGTACAACTGCAGAATTATAACTGATAAAGACGTAGAAAGATGGACCGGTCGACCAGGAATCATGTTGTCAGTAACAGGTACAGTGAACAAATTGCATCAGTTCATCTTTTGCATTAATGCTTTTTTCTTGAATACCAACATAAGAAACATTCTGATGCAGCTTCATTACCACCCAGTGCTGCTCAACACACAGACTTATCAGCCCATGACAGACaataactgtattttttattctgattaaaTTCTTAGATCTGCAGGTGGAACTTGTTGGTGCagcaacagaaggaaatgatgtAAGACTTGTGTGTAAAACCTCCTGCAATCTGAGTAGCAGCCCTACATACTCATGGAAGAAGAACGGAGAACCTTTAGAGAAGGAACACACCAAGAACAATGAACTGCAGCTCCACCCAGTCAGCAGGGAGGATGGGGGCAGATACTCCTGTGCTGTTAAAGGCCATGAGGACCTGTCTTCTGCTGAAGTGGAGCTCGATGTTAGATGTCTGTAGGACTTCCATCTTCAAAAAACATCACTGtatgtgtttcatatgtggagcgaacattaaaatgaataagtTTAATTTTTCAGATTCTCCCAAGAACCCCACAGTACTGGGTGCTCCACCTGCTGAGAtacctgaaggaggttcagtgactctgagctgcagcagtgaTGCCAACCCTCCAGTGCAGAACTACACCTGGTTTAAGGAGAACGTAACATCTCCAGTAGCAGCAGGACAGAACTTCACCATCACTAACTTCACCTCTGCTCAGGTTGGACTGTATTCCTGCCAGGCGAGGAATGAAGTCGGAGTCCAGAAGTCTACTGCTGTTCTTCTCACATTTAAAGGTACCAGTTCAGATGGGATTGGATCcggatttttttgtttctttttctctttttagcTCCTGCTATTACTGCACAATTTCCAGTCGTGGTTTAAGTCTGGTCCTGGACCAAAAGATCATAAATGTAGAAGATCTTATTGTAGTCTGGTCTAGTCCACTGAGTGAAGTGATCAGTATATGACTGTACATGTTCTAAGACGAGATCATGATAATGAGGAGGGATGGCATGAGTCCTGCTGCTGTAGGCCAGGAGGGTCTCCTTCAGTCCTCACACTGACTGGAGTTGAACtgtgatactgaaatatgacacatcctgtaaatatgaatataatatttccaGCTCTATGGATCTTGTTACATATGATTTTCTCCTATTTAGCGCATAAACCAGCGTCTCCTACGTCTCCTACGTGGATTCTATATGCAGTAATAACAGTGGCAGCAGCTGTGGGTCTATCATGTCTCATCACCGTGTGTTTCTTATGGTGAGAACCTGTTCTGTATGTTCAACTCATGGAAGTACATGACAGACGTGCTGATCTGTGCTcacatctttatttttaatgtaggtacagaaaggagaagaaggacgaTACTGAGGTACAAatctggggggggactgttgTCTCCCGTACATTCTTCTTACATTCATCACCTGCTTTTCTTCAGCCCTGACTTCACTGTaggacattgtgtgtgttgtgtgtgtgtgtgtgtgtgtgtgtgtgtgtgtgtgtgtgtgtgtgtgtgttctgtttattCAACACATCTACAGAGAGACGTCTTGAGGAAAGACTGCAGCCACAGTGCTGCATCCAATCAGGATGATGTTCAGTACGCCTCCATCAAGGAAaccagagctgctgctgaggaTGATGTTCAGTACGCCTCCATCAACATCCGGACGATGAAGAAAAacagacctgctgctgctgctgctgcttctgcatcTTCTGAGGAGGATGTTCAGTACGCCACTGTACATTTTAGACCAGCTGCTCATACTAAGTATGCATCATCATATCATTTCTTCTCTATCCCACAGCGAGCTGCACTGGACCTTCTGTAACGCTTTCTTCTTCTCGCTGCAGATGTCCTGTTCAGGCAGAAGATGAACCTCCTGTCATCTACAGCACCGTTCACAACTAGAGACCCACAGATTTGATCAaggaatgttttaaataaatatttgctgTAGATATTAACTAAATCTCACATAATGTCAGAtaagtttttaatttattcgAATATAAATACGATTTGGCGTCTGGTTTAGCGTTTGCACCTCAATTATTGTTATGGAACCGACAACAAGTTCTGAGGGAGCTGGTGTAGATGATGGAGAATTTTTCTCCAATGTGTGTTGAGGGAGAAGGTGGATTTTTATGCAGCTCAGACCCCTCAGAGGGATGGTTAGAGATGATGGGATTCTGAGATGATGGAGTATCCCAGGTTCTGCTCTACTCGTGATCGAGGTCCTCCTGGAGGTTTACAGCAGCAGGACTCATGCCATCCCTCCTCATTATCATGATCTCATCTTAGAACATGTACAGTCATATACTGATCACTTCACTCAGTGAACTAGACCAGACTACAATAAgatcttttacatttaaattatctTATGGTCCAGGACCAGACTTAAACCACGACTGAAAATTGTGCAGTAATAGCAGGAgctaaaaaga
Encoded here:
- the LOC114775385 gene encoding B-cell receptor CD22-like, yielding MKIKSAASPSVIFTAALITLIIQVSGGVGQTWGVEYRPTSICALEGTSAVMSCNYTYPSGPEVKEAFWTEHQDGQKDYIDLSKNPNYKDRVHADCEYKKSRCSLNITRLNKSDAHEYNCRIITDKDVERWTGRPGIMLSVTDLQVELVGAATEGNDVRLVCKTSCNLSSSPTYSWKKNGEPLEKEHTKNNELQLHPVSREDGGRYSCAVKGHEDLSSAEVELDVRYSPKNPTVLGAPPAEIPEGGSVTLSCSSDANPPVQNYTWFKENVTSPVAAGQNFTITNFTSAQVGLYSCQARNEVGVQKSTAVLLTFKALWILLHMIFSYLAHKPASPTSPTWILYAVITVAAAVGLSCLITVCFLWYRKEKKDDTERDVLRKDCSHSAASNQDDVQYASIKETRAAAEDDVQYASINIRTMKKNRPAAAAAASASSEEDVQYATVHFRPAAHTKCPVQAEDEPPVIYSTVHN